The DNA segment CTATCTGATCGCGACGCCGGTGTGCTTCCTGATTGGGGCAAGCTTTGTCTATTTCGTCGCCATGCCACTGGCGATGACCTACTTCCTCTCGATGCAGCAGATGGCGGGGCCGGATTCGCCGGAAATCTCCATGCTGCCGCAGGTCAGCGAATATCTGTCGCTGATCATGACCCTGATCTTCGCCTTCGGCATCTGCTTCCAGCTGCCCGTCATCCTGACGCTGCTGGCGCAGATCGGCGTGGTGACCTCCGACCAGCTCAAGAAGTTCCGCCGCTACGCCATCGTCGGCGTGTTCGTCGCCGCGGCGGTGCTGACGCCGCCGGACGTTGTCAGCCAGATCGCGCTCGCGGCGCCGACGCTGTTGCTCTACGAGGTCTCGGTGTTCCTGGTGCGCCTCATCGAGAAGAAGAAGGCGGCGAAGGCCGACGAGGACGAAGCCGAGAGCGCGGCGTCCTGAGCGGGCGGTAACACTCCTGAAGGGGTCCAAGGCAGGCCGCTCTTGCCTGCCGAGGCGCGCGTGAGGCTTGTCGCGGCCGCGCTGATTGGGTAGGTCCGTGCGACCCGGGCGCAGGCCCGCGACAACGCCAAGGGGCGAAAGCGAGACTTCCATGCACGACATCAAATGGATCCGCGAGGAGCCGCAGGGACTCGTCCGCGCTCTCACGCGGCGCGGGACGGCGGAGACCGAAGCGCAGGCTCTGGTGGACAGCCTGCTGGTGCTGGACGAGCGCCGCCGCTCCGGGATCGTGAAGCTGGAAGAGCTGCAGGCCCGCCGCAATGCCGCCTCCAAGGAGATCGGCGCCGCCAAGAAAGCTGGCGAGAACGGCCGGGCCGAGGCGCTGATGGCCGAGGTCGGCAAGCTCAAGACCGACATTCCCGCGATCGAGGAGGACATGAAGGCGGCCGAGACCGAACTTCACGGTCTGCTCGCCGCCATTCCCAATGCGCCGCTGGATGCCGTGCCGGACGGGGCCGACGAGCACGACAACGTGCCCTACGAGCCTGTTCCCCATCCCGATGCGTCGGGCAGCGCCCTCGTCATGCCCGCGATCCGCGATTACGCCTTCGCGCCAAAGCAGCATTTCGAGATTGGCGAGGCGCTGGGACAGATGGATTTCGAGGCCGGTGCCAAGCTGTCCGGCGCGCGTTTCGTGGTGCTGAAGAACCGCCTCGCGCGGCTGGAGCGCGCCATCGGCCAGTTCTTCATCGACACCCACACCGAAGAACACGGCTACATGGAAGTCGCCCCGCCCGTTCTGGTGAAGGACGAGGCGATGTTCGGCACCGCGCAGCTGCCGAAGTTCCGAGACGATCAGTTCATGGCGGGTACGCCGGAGATTACGGACGCGTATCGAAGAGCAATCACGAGCGCTCTGCATGGTCTCTCTGACGCATCTAAAGGCGACACCTTTCCGTTGGCGACTGTCAAAGCCGTAGCTGAAGCTATCACCAACAACATCGACGCCTCCGCCGTTGATAAGCGCCGCTGGCTCATCCCCACTGCCGAAGTGCCGCTGACCAATCTCGTCGCGCAGTCCATCCTGTCCGAGGAAGAACTGCCGCTGCGCTTCACCGCGCTCACGCCCTGCTTCCGGGCCGAGGCCGGGGCGGCGGGGCGGGATACGCGCGGCATGATCCGCCAGCACCAGTTCAACAAGGTGGAGATGGTCTCCATCGTCACGCCCGAGAACGCGCTCGCCGAGCAGGAGCGCATGCTGGCCTGCGCCATCGCGGTGCTGAAGAAGCTCGGCCTGCCGCACCGCGTGGTCACGCTGTGCACCGGCGACATGGGCTTCGCCTCCGCGCGCACCTTCGACATCGAGGTGTGGCTGCCGGGGCAGAATGCCTATCGCGAGATTTCCTCGGTCTCGACCTGCTCGGACTTCCAGGCCCGGCGCATGAATGCGCGCTACCGGCCGAAGGAGTCCAAGAACACGCGCTTCCTCCACACGCTGAACGGTTCGGGCGTCGCGGTCGGGCGGGCACTGGTGGCGATCCTTGAGAATTACCAGAACGAGGATGGCTCGGTCACAGTGCCGGAGGTGCTGGTGCCCTATATGGGCGGACTGGCGAAGATCGAGAACAACTGAGCGGGCTCGCGCCGGCATCCCCGGCCGGCGATGACGTTTTCAAGAGCAATGAGCGAGTCGATGCGAATCCTGGTCACCAATGACGACGGCATTCACGCCCCCGGTCTGGAAGCGTGCGCGCGGATCGCGCGGGCGCTGTCGGACGATGTGTGGGTCGTGGCGCCCGAGACCGACCAGTCCGGCGTGTCGCATTCGCTCTCGCTGTCCGATCCGCTGCGGCTGCGCCAGATCGACGAACGCCGCTTCGCGGTGAAGGGCACGCCGACCGACTGCGTCATCATGGCGGTGCGCCATCTGCTCAAGGACGCCAAGCCGGACCTGGTGCTCTCCGGTGTCAATCGCGGGCAGAACGTGGCCGAGGATGTCGGCTATTCGGGCACGGTAGCCGGCGCCATGGAGGGCACGGTGCTCGGCATCTCTTCCATTGCTATGTCGCAGGCCTACGGCTTCGAGACACGCAAGGCGCCGGCCTACACGGTGGCCGAGCATTTCGGCCCGGAGGTGGTGCGCACCCTGCTTGAGGAAGGCATTCCCGACGGCATCCTCATCAACGTCAACTTCCCCAACCGGCCGGTGGAGGAGGTGAGGGGCGTCAGGGTGACGGCGCAGGGCAAGCGCAATCAGGATCTGCTGCGCATCGACGAGCGCGCCGACGGGCGCAGCAATCCGTATTTCTGGATCGCGTTCGAGAAGCGGATCTTCGATCCGGCCAATGGTTCGGACCTGCACGCGCTCGACGAGGGCTGCATCTCCGTCACTCCGCTGCGGCTCGACATGACGGATGAGCCGATGATGACCCGGCTGGCCCAGATATTCCGCGCTGCGCGTTGACAATCATGGTCCGCTGATCCCATTGGGAAGGGAGGCGGAGGCTGCGGTGACGGAAGCCGAGAAGGAAGCGGTCGAGCGCGCGGAGCTGCTGCTCACGCTGCGCAAGCGGGGCATGCTCGACAGGCGCGTGATGCGGGCCTTCGAGCAGGTGCCGCGTGAGCGTTTCGTCGATCCCGCCTTTCGCGATCTGGCATGGGCCGACCAGGCCCTGCCCATCGAATGCGGCCAGACCATCAGCCAGCCTTCAGTGGTGGCGTTGATGACGGAAGCGCTGGATCTCGATGCCAAGCATTCGGTGCTGGAAGTGGGAACCGGCTCGGGCTACCACGCCGCGATCCTCGGCCATATCGTCCGCCATGTGGTGACGCTGGAACGCTATCGTACCCTGGCGCATTCCGCGGCGGTGCGGCTACGCCAGCTTGGGCTCGCCAATGTCGAGGTGATCGTCGCCGATGGCACCCAGGGGCTGCTGGCGCGCGCGCCCTTCGACCGCATCGTGCTCAACGCCGCGGTGCGCGAAATTCCCGCACCACTGATCGAACAGCTTTCGCCTGACGGCATTATCGTCGCGCCGCTTGGCCCGCCCGACGAAACCCAGATGTTGGTGCGCTTCCACAAGGCGGAGGAAGGCCTGGAGCGCCGCGATCTGGGGCTGGTCCGTTTTGTGCCGATGCGAGAGGGAATCGCGGCCACGCTTTGATCTTTCGCCCTGAATTTGCCGCCAATCCGGCATTCGGCCGATTGATTTAAGCCGACGTTTACCTATCCCGCGCTTTAATCCGTGCGTGTTTAGAGTACGGGTGGTGCGATGCGTGATTTCCTGTCGGCTTCCGGTTGCAGGCCTATTGTGCGGCTGTCCATTGTTGCTCTCCTCGGGGGGGCGGCGGCCGGGTGCAGTTCGGATGTCGGTCGCTTCAGCAATCCCAACAGCAGTCCGTTCAGTGCGCAGGCGGGCGGTCCGGCCTATACGGGGTCGGTAGCCGCAGCGCCGAGCGGTGCGGTCCAGAGGGCACCCATGGCGCCGGCGAACGGTGCCGCGGTCGCCTCCGGTTATCCCGCGCCTTATGGCGCTCCGGCGCAGCCCGCCTATGGTGCGCCGCAGCAGGTTGCAAGCGCGAGCCCCGCACAGCAGCCGGTGTACGGCGGACGGCCGCAGCCGCTCTATAGCGGACAGCCCCAGCCGCTTTATGGAGCGCAGCCCCAGCCCGCTCCTGCTCCGGCCCCCGTCGCGGCGGCGCCGGTTCGGGCTCCGGCGGTCGCGGCGACCGGCGGTGGGGCGCATACGGTAGCGCCCGGTGAGACGCTCAGTTCAATTTCGCGGACCTATGGCATCCCGCGCGGGACTCTGGCCTCGGCCAATGGCCTCGACATGAACGCGCAGGTGCGTATCGGCCAGCAGCTGAGGATTCCCGCGTCCGGTACTGCGGTCGTCGCGAGTGCACCGAAGGCGCTGGCAGTGCCTCCGGCGCCTCCCGCAACGAAGCCGATGTCCGCACCCACGCCGGCTGTTGCTGCGGCGCCGGCTGCTCCGGCGACGGAGGCTGCCAAGCCGCAGACCATCGCGGCGGTGAAGCCTTCCGAGACGCCGGATGACGTGCGCAGTGGCAACGGCATGCAGTTCCGCTGGCCGGTCCGCGGGCGTGTGATTTCGGGCTTCGGGCCCAAGCCGGGTGGCCAGCAGAACGAGGGCATCAACGTCTCGGTGCCGGAAGGTACCTCGATCAAGGCCGCCGAGGATGGTGTCGTCGCCTACGCCGGCAGCGAGCTGAAAGGCTATGGCAACCTCGTGCTGATCAAGCACTCGGATGGCTACGTGACCGCCTATGCTCACAATAGCGAGGTGGACGTGAAGAAGGGCGACACCGTCCGGCGCGGGCAGGTGATCGCGAAGGCGGGTCAGACCGGCAACGTGTCCACCCCGCAGTTGCACTTCGAGATCCGCAAGGGATCGCAGCCTGTGGACCCGTCGCAGTATCTCGCCGGGCTCTGAACCCCGCACCATGGAACCGGCGGGGCCGTGCCCCGCCCATCAATACCGGCGCGACGTTCGGACCTTGGCGCCGGTCAGCGCGGGGTGGCAGGCGGTTCAGAAAGCGAAACGCCAAGCCGCCCCGCGACATCCTGCACGTACTGCCAGGCTGTGCGGCCGGAGCGCGACCCGCGCGTGGTCGCCCATTCGAGTGCTTCGCTGCGCAGCGTCTCCGCGTCGATCGGGATGGCGAAATGGTCGGCATAGCCGTTCACCATCGCCAGATATTCGTCCTGGTTGCATTTGTGGAAGCCTAGCCAGAGGCCGAAACGGTCCGACAGCGAGACCTTCTCCTCCACCGCTTCGCCGGGATTGATCGCGGTCGAACGCTCGTTCTCCACCATTTCGCGTGCCAGCAGGTGGCGGCGGTTCGAGGTGGCGTAGAAGATCACATTCTCCGGCCGCCCCTCGATGCCGCCCTCCAGCACCGCCTTCAGCGACTTGTAGGAAGTGTCGTCGGCATCGAAGGAGAGATCGTCGCAGAATACGATGAAGCGGAACGGCGTCGAGCGCATCAGCGCCATCAGCGCGGGAAGGGTCTCGATATCCTCGCGATGAATCTCCACCAGCTTGATGGGCAGCCGGCCCTCGTCGACCATGGCGCGGTTGACCTGCTCATGGGCGGCCTTGACCAGCGAACTCTTGCCCATGCCGCGAGCGCCCCACAGGAGGGCGTTGTTCGCGGGCAGTGCACGGGCGAAGCGCAGCGTGTTGTCCACCAGCATGTCGCGGGTGCGGTCGATTCCCTTCAGAAGATCCATTTCGACCCGGTTGACCCGTGGCACCGGTTCGAGGTGCCGGGCTTCCGCCTGCCAGACGAAGGCATTGGCGACGGTGAAGTCTACGGATGCGGCACTGGCAGGCGCGATGCGCTCCAGCGCGTCGGCGATGCGGGCGAGAACGGCACCGAAATCCTGGGAAGCGAGGTTGTCCGACAACGGGTTCATGGCATGGCTCCTTGGGCGAGGCGGGAATAGCCAGATGAGGCCATTCGGACAAGCCATTCCGGTGTCGCGCCGCGCCCTTTCGCATCCGTGACCTGCGGGCGCGTTGTCGGCGTTTGCAATCGGCAGGCGCGCCAGTATAGTCCGCGCCGCTTCGCCGGGCCTTTCGCCCGCCATTATTCGACGGACAAGGAACCGACATGTTCATTACGCCCGCCTATGCGCAGGCCGCTGGCCCCGCCGGTACCGACATGCTGATGTCGTTGCTGCCCTTCGTGCTGATCTTCGTGATCATGTATTTCCTGATCCTGCGGCCGCAGCAGAAGAAGGTGAAGGCCCATCAGGAGCTGGTGAAGAACATCCGCCGCGGTGACACCGTGGTCACCACGGGCGGCCTGATCGGCAAGGTTGCGCGGGTGGTCGACGATTCGGAGCTTGAGCTTCAGCTCGCCGAAGGCGTGAAGATCCGCCAGCTTCGTGGCATGATCTCGGAAGTGCGCGCCAAGGGCGAGCCGGCCAAGGAAGAAGGCGCCGCGTGACGGCATCCGTTTGACGGCTCCCCTTGCGGCCGCTCCCTGAAGGGCGGCCGGAAAGATCGACATGCTTTATTTTTCCAAATGGAAGGCCATTGCGATCCTGGCGGCGTGCGCGATCATCGGTTTGATGATCGTGCCGAGCCTGCTTTCGACGGCCGCTTACGACAGCCTCCCGGGCTTCCTGCAGCGCAAGATCGTGCTCGGTCTCGATCTGCAGGGCGGTTCCTACATTGTCTTGCAGGTCGAACAGGCCGAAGTCCGCAAGGGCCGTCTCGAACAGCTCCGCGACGATGCCCGTCGCGTGCTGCGCGATGCGAAGGTCGGCTATAGCGGGCTCAACATCGAGGGCGATTCCGTCCAGGTGCGGATCCGCGAGGGGCAGGACGTCGAAAGCGCCTTGACGGCGCTGCGTGGGCTCGCCCAGCCGATCGGTGGCCCGCTGGCCACCACCGGCCAGCTCGATACCGATGTGGCGCGCGATGGCAGCTTGATCACGCTGACGCCCTCCAGTGCCGGTGTCCAGGCGCGAACCATCCAGGCGGTGTCGCAGTCGATCGAGATCATCCGCAAGCGTATCGACCAGCTCGGTACGACGGAGCCGTCGATCCAGCGCCAGGGTGCCGACCGCATCCAGGTGCAGGTGCCGGGCCTTCAGGATCCCTCGCGGCTCAAGGCCCTTCTCGGTCAGACCGCCAAGCTGAGCTTCCGTCTCGTCGACACCACGATGAGTGCGCAGCAGGCGCTGCAGGGACGCCCGCCGGCCGGCACCCAGGTGCTGACGTCCGACGGCAATCCTCCCGTTCCGTATCTCATCGAAGACCGTGTGCTGGTGGCGGGTGAAGACCTGACCGATGCCCAGCCGAGCTTCGATCCGCAGACGCGCGAGCCGGTCGTTACCTTCCGCTTCAACACCAATGGCGCCCGCCGCTTCGCCGAAGCGACCCAGGCCAATGTGGGGCGGCCCTTTGCGATCATTCTCGACAACAAGGTGATTTCGGCGCCGGTCATCCGGGAGCCGATCCTGGGAGGCTCCGGCCAGATCAGCGGCAGCTTCACGGTGCAGGAAGCCAACGACCTCGCCATCCTGCTGCGCGCCGGCGCGCTGCCGGTGCCGCTTCAGGTCGTGGAGGAGCGCACGGTCGGGCCTGGCCTTGGCGCGGATTCGATCCGCTCCGGCATCATCGCCTCGATCGTCGGCGCGGTCGCGGTCGCGGTGTTCATGATCGCGACCTACGGGGTCTTCGGTGTCATCGCCGTTGTCGCCGTGGCGGTGAACGTTTCGATGATCATGGGCCTGCTCGCCATGCTCGGCGCGACGCTCACATTGCCCGGCATCGCCGGTGTCGTGCTGACCGTCGGCATCGCGGTGGATTCGAACGTGCTCATCTATGAGCGCATTCGCGAGGAGGCGAGGGCCGGTCGCTCGGCGATTTCGGCCATCGACGCGGGCTTCTCGCGCGCGCTGTCGACCATCCTCGATTCCAATATCACCACATTCATTGCGGCGGCCGTGCTGTTCTATGTCGGCTCGGGTCCCGTTCGCGGCTTCGCCATTACCTTCGGCATCGGCATCATGACGACGGTGTTCACCGCCTTCACGCTGACCCGCCTGATGGTGGCGCTGTGGGTGCGCTGGCGGCGCCCCCAGCATGTGCCGATCTGAGAAAGGCGAGCACCACCATGCGTTTGCTTCGCATCGTACCGGACGACACCAAGTTCGACTTTATCCGCTTTCGGCGCATCAGCTTTCCGATCTCGGCGCTGCTGTCGATCCTGGCGCTGGGGGCCTTCCTCACGCTCGGGTTGAACTTCGGCATCGACTTCAAGGGCGGTACGCTGCTTGAAGTGCGCTACGCCAACAACACGCTGAACATGGCGGACGTGCGCTCCAAGCTGGAAGCGCTCGATCTCGGCGAGGTGCAGATCCAGGAGATCGGCAGTGACGGCGAGGTGCTCATCCGCGTTGCGCAGCAGCCGGGTGGGGAGAGCGCCCAGCAGGCGGTTGTGGGCAAGGTGAAGGCCGCGC comes from the Ancylobacter pratisalsi genome and includes:
- the secD gene encoding protein translocase subunit SecD, translating into MLYFSKWKAIAILAACAIIGLMIVPSLLSTAAYDSLPGFLQRKIVLGLDLQGGSYIVLQVEQAEVRKGRLEQLRDDARRVLRDAKVGYSGLNIEGDSVQVRIREGQDVESALTALRGLAQPIGGPLATTGQLDTDVARDGSLITLTPSSAGVQARTIQAVSQSIEIIRKRIDQLGTTEPSIQRQGADRIQVQVPGLQDPSRLKALLGQTAKLSFRLVDTTMSAQQALQGRPPAGTQVLTSDGNPPVPYLIEDRVLVAGEDLTDAQPSFDPQTREPVVTFRFNTNGARRFAEATQANVGRPFAIILDNKVISAPVIREPILGGSGQISGSFTVQEANDLAILLRAGALPVPLQVVEERTVGPGLGADSIRSGIIASIVGAVAVAVFMIATYGVFGVIAVVAVAVNVSMIMGLLAMLGATLTLPGIAGVVLTVGIAVDSNVLIYERIREEARAGRSAISAIDAGFSRALSTILDSNITTFIAAAVLFYVGSGPVRGFAITFGIGIMTTVFTAFTLTRLMVALWVRWRRPQHVPI
- a CDS encoding protein-L-isoaspartate(D-aspartate) O-methyltransferase codes for the protein MTEAEKEAVERAELLLTLRKRGMLDRRVMRAFEQVPRERFVDPAFRDLAWADQALPIECGQTISQPSVVALMTEALDLDAKHSVLEVGTGSGYHAAILGHIVRHVVTLERYRTLAHSAAVRLRQLGLANVEVIVADGTQGLLARAPFDRIVLNAAVREIPAPLIEQLSPDGIIVAPLGPPDETQMLVRFHKAEEGLERRDLGLVRFVPMREGIAATL
- the surE gene encoding 5'/3'-nucleotidase SurE yields the protein MRILVTNDDGIHAPGLEACARIARALSDDVWVVAPETDQSGVSHSLSLSDPLRLRQIDERRFAVKGTPTDCVIMAVRHLLKDAKPDLVLSGVNRGQNVAEDVGYSGTVAGAMEGTVLGISSIAMSQAYGFETRKAPAYTVAEHFGPEVVRTLLEEGIPDGILINVNFPNRPVEEVRGVRVTAQGKRNQDLLRIDERADGRSNPYFWIAFEKRIFDPANGSDLHALDEGCISVTPLRLDMTDEPMMTRLAQIFRAAR
- the tatC gene encoding twin-arginine translocase subunit TatC, with protein sequence MSQEDIDASKAPLIEHLIELRSRLIKSVLAFLVAFFVCFMLGKVIYNVLLWPYEFAAGGTEHVKLIYTAPQEFLFTQIKLGMFGAAFISFPVVATQIYMFVAPGLYKHERGAFRPYLIATPVCFLIGASFVYFVAMPLAMTYFLSMQQMAGPDSPEISMLPQVSEYLSLIMTLIFAFGICFQLPVILTLLAQIGVVTSDQLKKFRRYAIVGVFVAAAVLTPPDVVSQIALAAPTLLLYEVSVFLVRLIEKKKAAKADEDEAESAAS
- the serS gene encoding serine--tRNA ligase, with translation MHDIKWIREEPQGLVRALTRRGTAETEAQALVDSLLVLDERRRSGIVKLEELQARRNAASKEIGAAKKAGENGRAEALMAEVGKLKTDIPAIEEDMKAAETELHGLLAAIPNAPLDAVPDGADEHDNVPYEPVPHPDASGSALVMPAIRDYAFAPKQHFEIGEALGQMDFEAGAKLSGARFVVLKNRLARLERAIGQFFIDTHTEEHGYMEVAPPVLVKDEAMFGTAQLPKFRDDQFMAGTPEITDAYRRAITSALHGLSDASKGDTFPLATVKAVAEAITNNIDASAVDKRRWLIPTAEVPLTNLVAQSILSEEELPLRFTALTPCFRAEAGAAGRDTRGMIRQHQFNKVEMVSIVTPENALAEQERMLACAIAVLKKLGLPHRVVTLCTGDMGFASARTFDIEVWLPGQNAYREISSVSTCSDFQARRMNARYRPKESKNTRFLHTLNGSGVAVGRALVAILENYQNEDGSVTVPEVLVPYMGGLAKIENN
- a CDS encoding M23 family metallopeptidase, with amino-acid sequence MAPANGAAVASGYPAPYGAPAQPAYGAPQQVASASPAQQPVYGGRPQPLYSGQPQPLYGAQPQPAPAPAPVAAAPVRAPAVAATGGGAHTVAPGETLSSISRTYGIPRGTLASANGLDMNAQVRIGQQLRIPASGTAVVASAPKALAVPPAPPATKPMSAPTPAVAAAPAAPATEAAKPQTIAAVKPSETPDDVRSGNGMQFRWPVRGRVISGFGPKPGGQQNEGINVSVPEGTSIKAAEDGVVAYAGSELKGYGNLVLIKHSDGYVTAYAHNSEVDVKKGDTVRRGQVIAKAGQTGNVSTPQLHFEIRKGSQPVDPSQYLAGL
- the yajC gene encoding preprotein translocase subunit YajC codes for the protein MFITPAYAQAAGPAGTDMLMSLLPFVLIFVIMYFLILRPQQKKVKAHQELVKNIRRGDTVVTTGGLIGKVARVVDDSELELQLAEGVKIRQLRGMISEVRAKGEPAKEEGAA
- a CDS encoding ATP-binding protein, with amino-acid sequence MNPLSDNLASQDFGAVLARIADALERIAPASAASVDFTVANAFVWQAEARHLEPVPRVNRVEMDLLKGIDRTRDMLVDNTLRFARALPANNALLWGARGMGKSSLVKAAHEQVNRAMVDEGRLPIKLVEIHREDIETLPALMALMRSTPFRFIVFCDDLSFDADDTSYKSLKAVLEGGIEGRPENVIFYATSNRRHLLAREMVENERSTAINPGEAVEEKVSLSDRFGLWLGFHKCNQDEYLAMVNGYADHFAIPIDAETLRSEALEWATTRGSRSGRTAWQYVQDVAGRLGVSLSEPPATPR